The proteins below are encoded in one region of Geothermobacter hydrogeniphilus:
- a CDS encoding AAA family ATPase produces MGSEKLHGICQYLRNLLEYRRNDRRALSIICSWLWEHGEGVGLEVRDDDLFNRLSAYPAAVEKREVTRELFLVTRDNVLSLLHIGIGHEGNDEAINTERIRILADTLRLDQKDMEIFTIFYRYETNDAFESLVDELYKNFSHSADLVAALSGLDRQEVAERLSYQGGLLEKGLLKSASNNGRYLSSCYKIPRSVRVGLQNVHLNHGKLKSLLVGKCQTGNLAWDDYEHLGKTRDYLSVFVERGVRNNEAGVNILLWGAPGTGKTEFCKTLAAHLGFELYSVGEKDEDGFEPTRDERLQALQLAQNLMRGQDQVLLLFDEIDDLLMPGKPGSLLEPQVISKVFMNRLFEENPVPTIWTLNNIDLLDESILRRMSVVVEFEKPPGKSSTKILSRLLDRHGVDLRQDSFTMAVSTDVTPAVLHNAVRFAKISEMGHEALTFALDGLSRAMGTDRSKEWRGKGSFNAALVNADMDLDDLAEKLAEKRIRAFSLCLYGPPGTGKSEYARWLAWKLEMEPQVVRGSDLLGPFVGETEKAIADVFRKAQRRGSFLILDEVDSLLSSRREARQSWEVSQVNEMLTWMERHPFPFVCTTNLKEALDSAAMRRFTFKCRFDYLKPGQVELAFRHFFGMPLGSEWGGKLTCLTPGDFAVVRKKEELLGRCGDIDKYIKWLSSEVENKNETVGSRVGFKLC; encoded by the coding sequence ATGGGTAGCGAAAAACTGCATGGGATTTGTCAATATTTGAGAAACCTCTTGGAGTACCGCAGAAATGACCGGCGTGCCTTGAGTATCATCTGCTCATGGCTGTGGGAGCACGGTGAAGGAGTGGGACTGGAGGTCCGGGATGACGATCTTTTCAACAGGTTGTCAGCCTATCCTGCCGCAGTTGAAAAGCGCGAGGTCACAAGGGAGTTGTTTTTGGTGACACGGGACAACGTCCTGTCTCTGCTTCATATAGGCATTGGGCATGAAGGGAATGATGAGGCGATCAATACGGAAAGGATCAGGATTCTTGCCGACACCCTTCGGCTGGACCAGAAAGATATGGAGATTTTTACGATTTTCTACCGTTACGAGACGAACGACGCATTCGAAAGCCTGGTCGACGAGTTGTACAAAAACTTCTCCCACAGCGCAGACCTTGTGGCGGCCCTGTCTGGACTGGACCGCCAGGAGGTCGCGGAACGGCTCTCCTATCAAGGGGGTCTTTTGGAGAAGGGATTGTTGAAATCAGCTTCCAACAATGGGCGCTATCTGTCCAGTTGCTATAAAATCCCGAGGTCCGTGAGAGTCGGTCTGCAGAACGTCCACCTGAACCACGGCAAACTTAAATCCCTTCTGGTGGGAAAATGCCAGACGGGAAACCTCGCTTGGGACGACTACGAACACCTTGGAAAAACCCGGGACTATCTCTCTGTTTTTGTGGAAAGAGGGGTTCGTAACAACGAGGCCGGTGTCAATATCCTGCTCTGGGGGGCGCCGGGAACCGGCAAGACCGAATTCTGCAAGACACTGGCAGCCCACTTGGGGTTTGAGTTGTATTCGGTGGGGGAGAAAGATGAGGATGGCTTTGAGCCGACCCGGGATGAGCGGCTCCAGGCGCTCCAACTCGCGCAGAACCTGATGCGTGGGCAAGATCAGGTCCTGCTCCTCTTCGATGAAATTGATGACTTGCTGATGCCCGGCAAGCCCGGCTCCTTGCTCGAGCCGCAGGTTATTTCAAAAGTCTTTATGAACCGCCTTTTCGAGGAAAACCCTGTCCCAACCATTTGGACCCTCAACAATATTGACCTTCTGGATGAATCCATCTTGCGTCGTATGTCGGTCGTCGTTGAGTTCGAAAAGCCTCCCGGAAAAAGCAGCACCAAGATATTGTCGCGATTACTGGACCGGCACGGGGTGGATCTGAGACAGGATTCTTTCACCATGGCGGTTTCGACTGATGTCACTCCTGCAGTTCTTCATAATGCTGTCCGGTTTGCAAAGATCTCTGAGATGGGGCACGAAGCATTGACGTTCGCTCTGGATGGTCTGTCTCGGGCGATGGGAACTGACAGGAGCAAGGAATGGAGGGGAAAGGGCAGTTTCAATGCCGCACTGGTAAATGCAGATATGGATTTGGATGATCTGGCAGAGAAACTTGCGGAAAAGCGAATAAGGGCCTTTTCACTTTGTCTCTACGGTCCTCCTGGAACCGGCAAATCTGAATACGCAAGGTGGCTGGCCTGGAAGTTGGAGATGGAGCCGCAGGTTGTTCGTGGCTCGGATCTGCTGGGTCCTTTCGTAGGGGAAACAGAGAAGGCGATAGCAGACGTGTTCCGGAAAGCTCAACGGAGAGGCTCTTTTCTGATTTTGGATGAGGTCGATTCTCTCCTTTCAAGCCGTCGGGAAGCCAGACAAAGTTGGGAGGTGAGTCAGGTGAACGAAATGCTGACCTGGATGGAGCGGCACCCTTTTCCCTTCGTCTGCACCACGAACCTTAAGGAGGCCCTTGATTCCGCGGCCATGCGCCGTTTTACCTTCAAGTGCAGGTTTGACTACCTGAAGCCAGGACAGGTCGAACTTGCGTTTCGTCACTTTTTTGGAATGCCATTGGGATCGGAATGGGGCGGGAAGTTGACTTGTCTTACCCCCGGGGATTTTGCTGTAGTACGCAAAAAGGAGGAACTGCTGGGTAGATGTGGTGATATTGACAAATATATTAAATGGTTGAGTTCGGAAGTAGAAAACAAAAACGAAACCGTAGGTTCACGCGTGGGTTTCAAGTTGTGTTGA
- a CDS encoding helix-turn-helix transcriptional regulator: protein MATLTQWHILKCLSKRKKGTKEIQEALQKAGISLTLRSVQRNLEKLSETFPITSDHKNPAGWKWADDCDLFDLPVMDISAALTLRLVEQHLLDMLPGSFVDTIHPYIRRAHKLLDEAAGQGVGEWPKRVARISRRQKLIPPEIEAEVMDAVFQSVLESRQLAVKYQRLGDSNPADRILHPQGLVFDEGVIYLVATAWGYKDVRQFALHRMVAANVLEQTANQVEGFSLEKYIAEGNFSFPRSDRDIRLKMRVGAWLGKYLEENRLSLDQQISKEGDGFLVEACVRDTAQLRWWILGLGTHVEVLGPVHLREAIWETIEKLYHTYAEGGDSCVKD, encoded by the coding sequence ATGGCTACCCTTACCCAGTGGCACATATTGAAATGCCTGTCCAAAAGAAAAAAGGGGACAAAGGAGATTCAGGAAGCGCTGCAAAAGGCAGGTATCAGCCTGACTCTGCGGTCGGTCCAACGAAACCTTGAAAAGCTTTCCGAAACCTTTCCGATCACCTCTGACCACAAGAATCCTGCCGGCTGGAAATGGGCCGACGATTGCGACCTATTTGACCTGCCCGTCATGGATATCAGTGCGGCTCTGACGTTGAGGCTTGTCGAACAGCACCTGCTCGACATGCTCCCCGGCAGCTTCGTGGATACGATTCATCCCTACATACGGCGTGCGCACAAACTGCTTGATGAAGCTGCAGGTCAAGGCGTGGGGGAATGGCCGAAGCGGGTTGCGCGCATTTCAAGGCGGCAGAAACTGATACCTCCTGAAATAGAAGCCGAGGTCATGGATGCTGTTTTTCAATCGGTTCTTGAAAGCAGGCAACTGGCTGTCAAATACCAACGACTGGGCGACAGCAACCCCGCCGACCGTATACTTCATCCGCAGGGGCTGGTCTTTGATGAAGGCGTCATCTACCTGGTTGCCACCGCTTGGGGGTACAAAGACGTTCGGCAATTCGCCCTGCACAGAATGGTTGCCGCCAACGTTCTGGAACAAACGGCCAACCAGGTCGAGGGCTTCAGTCTTGAAAAATACATCGCCGAGGGGAACTTCAGCTTCCCTCGATCCGATCGGGACATTCGTCTCAAAATGCGGGTTGGAGCCTGGCTGGGGAAATATCTTGAAGAAAACAGATTGTCCTTGGACCAGCAGATTTCAAAAGAAGGGGATGGATTTCTGGTTGAAGCCTGTGTCCGTGACACCGCTCAGCTTCGCTGGTGGATCTTGGGACTTGGCACTCATGTCGAAGTGCTGGGTCCGGTCCACCTGCGCGAGGCTATCTGGGAGACGATCGAAAAGCTTTACCATACATATGCAGAAGGAGGGGATTCATGCGTCAAGGATTGA
- a CDS encoding DUF2779 domain-containing protein yields MRQGLSKGLYIRGKQCPKSLWLHKFKPELKDEVSERQKAAFGAGTEVGELACNLFPGGVMVPFKGLSIAEQVTRTRQAIANGEDTIYEASFEHDGIFVKVDILRQSGEAWDIYEVKGSTEVKPVHMDDVALQAYVLRNAGLDVGKVNLVHLNNKYCRRGNIDPHELFSIADLTKGALEKQEEVAYEVRRLRDMLTGDMPEVGIGRQCSSPYDCDFQGYCWQDVPEDSVFELNGRGIDPFAYYHRGMRRLEDLPLADLNRRQRLQVELHLSKGERINAAEIANFLEDLWYPLVHLDFETFMAPIPLFDNSRPYQQVPFQYSLHIQQAQNSSIEHREYLARPGVDPRPGLIEGLLREIPQDACVLTYNMAFEKGRLKELAKDFPDHAEGLNGILSRVRDLIVPFRKRHAYRWQQRGSSSIKKVLPAFVPGLSYKGMPIADGGMAMAAYHLMCAERDPGKLAEIRENLLAYCKLDTEAMVQLLEQLYELSQV; encoded by the coding sequence ATGCGTCAAGGATTGAGCAAGGGGCTTTATATCAGGGGCAAACAGTGCCCCAAGTCACTCTGGCTCCACAAATTCAAACCCGAACTCAAAGACGAAGTGAGCGAACGTCAAAAAGCGGCCTTTGGTGCAGGGACAGAAGTCGGTGAACTCGCCTGCAACCTATTTCCCGGGGGTGTCATGGTCCCTTTCAAAGGACTTTCGATTGCCGAGCAGGTTACCAGAACCCGACAGGCCATCGCAAATGGAGAGGACACCATTTACGAGGCATCCTTCGAGCATGACGGGATTTTCGTCAAGGTGGACATCTTGCGCCAAAGCGGGGAGGCCTGGGATATCTACGAGGTTAAAGGCTCCACCGAGGTCAAGCCGGTGCATATGGACGATGTCGCCCTGCAGGCTTACGTTCTGCGCAATGCCGGGCTGGACGTTGGGAAAGTCAACCTGGTCCATCTCAACAACAAGTATTGCCGCAGGGGAAACATCGACCCACACGAACTTTTTTCTATTGCTGATCTGACCAAAGGTGCCCTGGAGAAGCAGGAGGAGGTGGCATACGAAGTTCGGCGGCTGCGAGACATGCTGACAGGTGACATGCCTGAGGTGGGGATCGGTCGGCAGTGCAGTTCCCCTTACGATTGTGATTTTCAGGGCTATTGCTGGCAGGACGTTCCCGAAGATTCGGTTTTTGAGTTAAACGGCAGAGGCATCGACCCGTTCGCCTACTACCATCGCGGCATGCGCCGACTCGAGGACTTGCCTCTCGCCGACTTGAACCGCAGGCAGAGACTGCAGGTGGAGCTTCACCTCAGCAAAGGGGAACGGATTAATGCCGCGGAAATCGCAAACTTCCTCGAAGATCTCTGGTATCCGTTGGTCCACCTGGATTTTGAGACATTCATGGCGCCCATTCCCCTGTTTGACAACAGCCGGCCCTACCAGCAAGTCCCCTTTCAATACTCGCTGCACATTCAGCAAGCGCAGAACAGTTCGATCGAACACCGCGAGTATTTGGCCCGGCCCGGAGTCGATCCCCGTCCAGGATTGATTGAAGGGCTGTTGCGGGAGATACCGCAGGATGCCTGCGTCCTCACATACAACATGGCCTTCGAAAAAGGGCGGCTCAAGGAACTCGCCAAGGACTTTCCGGACCATGCGGAGGGCCTCAACGGAATCCTGAGCCGGGTCAGAGATCTCATCGTTCCCTTTCGTAAACGCCATGCCTACCGCTGGCAGCAGCGCGGATCAAGCTCCATCAAGAAGGTCTTGCCGGCCTTCGTTCCAGGCTTGAGCTACAAGGGAATGCCGATTGCTGACGGCGGCATGGCAATGGCCGCCTACCATCTGATGTGCGCCGAGAGGGACCCTGGCAAGCTCGCCGAGATCCGAGAAAATCTTCTCGCCTATTGCAAACTGGACACCGAAGCCATGGTTCAACTCCTCGAACAACTCTATGAGTTGTCACAGGTGTGA
- a CDS encoding Hsp70 family protein has protein sequence MSILDLIGLSQRGSQQTLFEEEQLRVLGIDLGTTNSTIAEIVFDPDTDDEPAVRCLPVEQPTAGRSHWSPLVPSLLALHDGTSMIGEGARLLREHGREEQLVEKGNLFSCVKNDMGLQRTYHMAPAGYRSAAEISGHLLQFLHEAAMQEKPQIPVRTSITVPASFQAAQRDDTIKAARMAGLHLEGGDLLDEPIAALVSYLARNEDIYDVAMEDPITMLVFDFGGGTCDVAVIHLEPHGECLSFYPQAVSRYHRLGGHDLDQAIFYDVLLPQILEQNNLSPFDLDYDIKKNILEPAFIGIAEQLKIRICEKLQRADNVKADARQIQPDDYECVLPDGRTIRYENPTLTAEQLREALDPFLDPHALFARETEYRQTLSIFAPIIDALDRCEMEPEEITACLLVGGSSLNPLVRNALENWFDNSVLLTFDNEDQMQLAVAEGAAINALSLAVSGRPVVLPVCPEAIALRTRDGELDLVPRGAQLPWPESDDFHHAIELRIPQAEDEETKTVSVRVEVVAKEKGAQRSLLGEVWEIPAPRGQEERVALEYSFDRNQVLNLRLSHLDRDDVAPFVGRREHPLTHVVNPQRVKLRIRETEEKLRTGQIPAGRKRGTILQLAGDCSELRQYEKALALLADYQRNQGEGDPAILNMMGIYAGYMGDRKSEEKFYRLCIEQDGTDGTPWFNLALLKRKEKLYDEALDAIREAIELEPDCAPYLVFKAGVLQDSGKDFAAREFLAMAERTFPPMDEQSSWEMHWYGILARQKGDKELQEEISRHRKTHSSSNTHRDIPDQAVFPIFVEAGQ, from the coding sequence ATGAGCATTCTGGATTTGATCGGATTGTCGCAGCGTGGATCACAACAAACTCTCTTTGAGGAAGAGCAGCTACGTGTTCTGGGCATCGACCTGGGGACCACCAATTCAACAATTGCCGAAATTGTTTTCGATCCTGACACCGACGATGAACCCGCCGTCAGGTGTCTGCCGGTGGAACAGCCAACTGCCGGAAGAAGCCACTGGAGTCCGCTGGTTCCTTCGCTTCTGGCCCTGCATGACGGTACCAGCATGATTGGTGAAGGTGCCCGGCTGCTTCGTGAGCATGGCCGGGAAGAGCAGCTGGTCGAAAAGGGAAATCTTTTTTCCTGCGTCAAGAACGACATGGGCCTGCAGCGCACCTACCACATGGCCCCGGCCGGCTATCGCAGCGCCGCCGAGATCAGCGGCCACCTTCTCCAGTTCCTCCACGAAGCGGCCATGCAAGAGAAACCCCAGATCCCGGTTCGCACCTCCATCACCGTTCCCGCCTCCTTCCAGGCCGCCCAGCGCGACGACACCATCAAAGCCGCCCGGATGGCCGGTCTGCACCTGGAGGGCGGTGATCTTCTCGATGAACCGATCGCCGCCCTGGTAAGCTACCTGGCCCGAAATGAAGACATTTACGACGTGGCCATGGAAGATCCCATCACCATGCTGGTCTTCGATTTCGGCGGCGGCACCTGTGATGTCGCGGTCATCCATCTGGAACCACATGGTGAATGTTTGAGCTTCTACCCCCAAGCGGTCTCCAGGTACCACCGCCTGGGCGGCCACGATCTTGATCAGGCGATTTTTTATGACGTGCTGCTGCCGCAGATTCTGGAGCAGAACAACCTCTCTCCGTTCGATCTTGATTACGACATCAAGAAGAACATCCTGGAACCAGCCTTCATCGGCATCGCGGAACAGCTCAAAATACGCATCTGTGAAAAGCTCCAGCGCGCGGACAATGTCAAGGCCGACGCCAGACAGATCCAGCCGGATGATTACGAATGCGTCCTCCCCGATGGGCGGACGATTCGCTATGAAAACCCGACCCTGACCGCCGAACAACTCCGCGAAGCTCTCGATCCGTTCCTCGACCCTCACGCCCTTTTTGCCCGTGAAACCGAATACCGTCAGACGCTTTCCATATTCGCGCCGATCATCGACGCTCTTGACCGCTGCGAAATGGAACCGGAGGAGATTACCGCCTGCCTGCTGGTGGGTGGCAGCTCTCTTAACCCGCTGGTCCGGAACGCACTGGAGAACTGGTTTGACAATTCGGTCCTTCTGACCTTCGACAATGAGGACCAGATGCAGCTTGCCGTGGCCGAAGGAGCGGCCATCAATGCCCTCTCCCTGGCTGTCTCCGGCCGGCCTGTGGTACTGCCGGTTTGTCCGGAGGCCATTGCCCTGCGAACCCGGGACGGCGAGCTGGATCTCGTCCCCCGCGGAGCCCAGCTCCCCTGGCCCGAAAGCGACGACTTCCATCACGCCATTGAGCTGAGAATCCCCCAGGCCGAAGACGAGGAGACCAAAACCGTCTCGGTCCGGGTGGAAGTCGTGGCCAAGGAAAAGGGAGCTCAGCGCAGCCTGCTGGGAGAAGTCTGGGAGATCCCGGCCCCGAGGGGACAAGAAGAGAGAGTCGCCCTGGAGTACAGCTTCGACCGGAACCAGGTCCTGAACCTGCGCCTGTCCCACCTGGACCGGGACGATGTTGCGCCCTTTGTCGGTCGGCGCGAACATCCTCTGACTCACGTGGTCAATCCGCAACGGGTCAAACTCAGAATCCGGGAGACCGAAGAAAAACTGCGGACCGGGCAAATCCCGGCCGGGAGAAAACGGGGCACCATCCTGCAACTGGCCGGGGACTGTTCCGAGCTTCGGCAATACGAAAAGGCCCTCGCCCTGCTCGCCGACTATCAACGAAACCAGGGGGAAGGAGACCCCGCCATTCTCAACATGATGGGCATCTATGCCGGCTACATGGGGGATCGCAAAAGCGAGGAAAAATTCTACCGCTTGTGCATCGAGCAGGACGGCACCGACGGGACGCCCTGGTTCAACCTCGCCCTGCTGAAGAGAAAAGAGAAGCTGTACGACGAAGCCCTTGACGCCATCAGGGAAGCAATCGAACTCGAACCGGACTGCGCTCCCTACCTCGTTTTCAAGGCCGGGGTTCTGCAGGACTCGGGGAAAGATTTCGCCGCCAGGGAATTTCTGGCCATGGCGGAACGAACCTTCCCGCCCATGGATGAGCAGTCTTCCTGGGAAATGCACTGGTACGGGATTCTGGCTCGGCAGAAAGGTGACAAGGAATTGCAGGAGGAGATCTCCCGTCACCGCAAAACGCATTCCTCATCCAATACGCACCGGGATATCCCGGATCAGGCGGTCTTTCCCATCTTCGTCGAGGCTGGACAATAA
- a CDS encoding DUF6946 family protein, which yields MSKIYIPAKSAEDWKQFLVEPDKQWKPGYSAHTFAHCWQDADGFPTEVQDIFQGTPLENLEMLFGFPEHEVPLPGGSRPSQSDLWVLAKKDDELVSIAVEGKVSEPFGPTLGEWYKDASKGKMERLAYIQDQLGLDSPPPMGTGFPGPDY from the coding sequence ATGAGCAAAATCTACATCCCCGCAAAATCCGCCGAGGACTGGAAGCAGTTCCTTGTGGAACCTGACAAGCAATGGAAGCCTGGCTATTCCGCTCACACATTCGCACACTGCTGGCAGGACGCTGACGGATTCCCAACTGAGGTCCAGGATATTTTCCAGGGGACTCCATTGGAGAACCTGGAGATGCTTTTTGGTTTTCCGGAGCATGAAGTCCCCCTCCCCGGCGGCTCCCGGCCCTCACAAAGCGATCTCTGGGTTCTTGCCAAAAAGGATGATGAGCTGGTTTCGATAGCCGTGGAAGGGAAGGTCTCCGAGCCCTTCGGCCCGACCCTCGGAGAATGGTACAAGGATGCGTCCAAGGGGAAGATGGAACGGCTTGCCTACATCCAGGATCAGTTAGGTTTGGACAGCCCGCCACCGATGGGTACCGGTTTCCCGGGCCCGGATTATTAG
- a CDS encoding restriction endonuclease yields the protein MSILRHDFTDEIIKILDMKSGGKGDELLKSSEIIQYLNIKTKAANRGSKSRAGFANHYAIYVLIEDYLNGGFAIGGNYSDYEGAKFSDLFRRQRELPFGGKLQNHALNHRLNEEFKKYFPACDHLPIIRDSESNRYWINEQLIIVSVDGQMFNLAESIIEIIESYVRARQSAFSEFMQYCQDIIDIQEEEPEKAIQFIKGLFHPNVDARVFEIASFAVLKQHYSGQRIYWGWSPDELFEEYLVLYKTGRTNANDGGIDFVMKPLGRFFQVTETVDAGKYFLDIDKVQRYPITFVVKTNDSEEDILSKISSQAEAKYQIKAIVKKYIESVEEIINIPRLMEVFEEVLKSGLGAKVIEEIVLQSRVEFNVEAEEQDVLVFKKTVQHSGDQK from the coding sequence ATGTCAATTCTTAGGCATGATTTTACAGATGAAATTATTAAAATTCTTGATATGAAGTCTGGTGGCAAGGGCGATGAGTTACTTAAATCAAGTGAAATTATCCAATATTTGAATATAAAAACAAAAGCTGCCAATCGTGGGTCTAAGTCACGTGCAGGTTTTGCTAACCATTACGCTATTTATGTGCTTATTGAAGACTATTTGAATGGAGGTTTTGCGATTGGGGGGAACTATTCTGATTATGAAGGAGCTAAATTTAGTGATTTGTTTCGTAGGCAGAGAGAGCTCCCCTTTGGAGGCAAATTACAAAACCATGCTCTGAACCATAGATTGAATGAGGAGTTTAAAAAATATTTTCCAGCTTGTGATCATTTGCCGATTATTCGTGATTCAGAAAGCAATAGGTATTGGATAAATGAACAATTAATTATTGTCAGCGTAGATGGACAGATGTTTAATCTTGCTGAATCTATAATTGAAATAATTGAATCATATGTACGAGCAAGACAAAGTGCCTTTTCTGAGTTTATGCAATATTGCCAAGATATAATTGATATTCAAGAAGAAGAGCCAGAAAAAGCTATCCAATTTATAAAGGGTTTGTTTCATCCGAATGTTGATGCACGGGTATTTGAAATCGCAAGCTTTGCCGTATTGAAGCAGCACTATTCTGGTCAGAGAATTTATTGGGGCTGGTCTCCAGATGAATTATTTGAAGAGTATTTGGTCCTGTATAAAACCGGGAGAACAAATGCAAATGACGGTGGTATTGATTTTGTGATGAAGCCACTTGGTAGATTTTTTCAAGTAACAGAAACTGTTGATGCAGGGAAGTATTTTTTAGATATTGATAAAGTTCAGCGTTACCCTATTACATTTGTTGTCAAAACAAATGATTCAGAAGAGGATATTTTATCTAAAATATCTTCTCAAGCCGAGGCTAAATATCAGATTAAGGCTATTGTAAAAAAATACATAGAATCCGTTGAAGAAATTATTAACATACCAAGACTTATGGAAGTATTCGAAGAGGTACTAAAATCTGGTCTTGGCGCTAAGGTCATAGAGGAAATCGTTCTTCAAAGTCGTGTTGAGTTTAACGTTGAGGCAGAAGAACAAGACGTTCTTGTGTTTAAAAAAACGGTGCAGCATTCCGGAGATCAAAAGTAA
- the yhdJ gene encoding adenine-specific DNA-methyltransferase, giving the protein MKKYQKDDHLIYFGDALGVLHEKISDSSVDLIFVDPPYNIGKKFSNFKDRWPSDEDYAEWCYKWIDECIRVLKPCGTMYLMTSTQAMPYFDLYVRKKLTILSRIVWSYDSSGVQAKKYFGSMYEPLLHCVKNSKKYTFNHDDIKVEAKTGAKRKLIDYRGGVPKPYNTTKVPGNVWDFPRVRYRMDEYEEHPSQKPQSLLERIIRASSNEGDTVLDPFSGTFTAAAVAKSLGRKTISIESQEEYLKIGLRRVLEYEEYRGEVLRKPQKNTKIKNGRSKKEERHEEITEGLFNVNS; this is encoded by the coding sequence ATGAAAAAATACCAAAAAGATGATCATCTCATATACTTTGGAGATGCCTTGGGGGTTTTGCACGAAAAAATTAGTGACTCATCTGTAGATTTGATATTCGTTGATCCACCATATAATATCGGTAAAAAATTTTCTAATTTTAAAGACCGTTGGCCTTCTGATGAAGATTATGCAGAGTGGTGCTACAAATGGATTGATGAATGTATAAGAGTTTTGAAGCCTTGTGGAACTATGTACTTGATGACAAGTACCCAGGCAATGCCATATTTTGATTTATATGTAAGGAAAAAGCTTACAATATTGAGTCGTATAGTTTGGTCATATGACAGTTCTGGTGTTCAGGCAAAGAAATATTTTGGTTCTATGTATGAACCGCTTCTTCATTGTGTTAAAAATTCCAAAAAATATACTTTTAACCATGATGACATCAAGGTTGAGGCAAAAACTGGTGCAAAAAGGAAGTTGATAGATTATAGGGGGGGGGTGCCAAAGCCATATAACACTACAAAGGTTCCCGGGAATGTATGGGATTTTCCAAGGGTTCGGTATCGAATGGATGAGTATGAAGAGCATCCTTCTCAGAAGCCTCAGTCTTTATTGGAGAGGATAATTCGTGCCAGTAGTAATGAGGGAGACACTGTACTTGATCCTTTTTCGGGGACGTTCACTGCGGCGGCAGTTGCTAAATCATTAGGCAGAAAGACAATCAGTATTGAATCTCAGGAGGAATACTTGAAGATAGGGTTGCGGCGTGTTCTTGAGTATGAAGAATACCGGGGGGAGGTTTTAAGGAAACCTCAAAAAAATACTAAGATAAAAAATGGCAGGTCGAAAAAAGAGGAAAGACATGAAGAAATAACGGAGGGGTTGTTTAATGTCAATTCTTAG
- a CDS encoding relaxase domain-containing protein — protein MRFCSFVGTPGRLVPPAWPGDIYYPTEGILCLSINHSLNREKEPDLHSHALIANLGKIHGKDRLRSVDLRQIYKNKRIKSISIRSINTKVIPWFCRGQSEIDSSRSHLKSPPPSVNRSKFFVPSHGTNLPRTSKRPESYSSIRIA, from the coding sequence ATGAGATTCTGCAGCTTTGTCGGAACGCCAGGCCGCTTGGTACCCCCGGCTTGGCCGGGGGATATTTACTACCCGACAGAAGGCATCCTTTGCCTGTCGATTAATCATTCTTTGAACCGGGAAAAAGAACCCGATTTACACAGCCACGCACTCATCGCTAATCTCGGAAAAATCCACGGCAAAGACCGCCTGCGGTCAGTGGATTTGCGGCAGATTTATAAGAATAAAAGAATAAAAAGCATATCAATCAGGTCTATAAATACAAAGGTAATCCCTTGGTTTTGCCGGGGACAATCAGAGATTGACAGTTCCAGGAGTCATTTGAAATCCCCCCCCCCCTCTGTGAACCGCTCAAAATTTTTCGTACCCAGTCACGGGACCAATTTGCCGAGGACATCAAAGCGTCCAGAAAGCTACAGTTCGATCAGGATCGCATGA